The genomic segment GCGTCCGGCACGTCCTGGCCCGATGCCTACTCCGCTTACCAAATCCTGCGGACGGAAATTGAGAAGCACAATCCGGAACTCCTTGAACGCGAGGCCATTGTGGCCCTCAACAAGACGGACATGATTCAGGACAAACAGGCCGGTGAAACGCAGCGCGCGAGGTTTGAACGAGAAGGCGTCTCGGTAATGTTCATCTCCGCGCTCAAGGGACAGGGGCTCAAGGAACTCATTTACAACCTGGGACACAAGATCGACCGGGTGCGCCAAGACCAGGATCCAGCCTCGGCAGAAAACATCCAATAGACCGGTTTTCCCACATGAATCTCGACCGCAAGGAAGTTCTGCATCACGCCCGGCGCGTGGTGGTGAAAGTGGGCGCGAGCGTGCTCGCTCCGGATGGAAAACCGAAGGCGGCGGTCTTTTCCACGCTGGCACGGCAGATTGCCGGCCTTTCCGGACGGAAGATTCAGGTCGTGCTCGTCAGCTCCGGGGCCGTGGCCTCAGGCAGGCCGGTGCTGGGGTATTCAAGCAATTCCATTTCGCTGGAAGACAAACAGGCGGCCGCCGCCGTCGGGCAAAGCCTCTTGATGGAGGCGTACCGCAAGGCCTTCTCACGGCTGCGGGGCACCGTGGCGCAGGTGCTCCTCACGCACGATGACTTTGCGAACCGCCGTCGATTCCTGAATGCCCGCAGCACGCTGAACATTCTTCTTGAGCGCCGCATTCTGCCGATCGTCAATGAGAACGATACCGTGGCCACGGAGGAGATTTCGATCGGCGACAATGACAATCTCTCCGCGCTCGTGGCTTCCATGATCGAGGCGGATGTGCTCATCCTTCTCACCAACACGAATGGCCTGCACGACCAGGACCCGAATCGATCGAAGGACGCCCAGCGCATCCCCCTTATCGTGGATGTGGACGAAACCACGGCGCGGAAGGCCGGAGGCACGGCAAGCCCCTATACCGTGGGCGGAATGCTCACCAAAGTCGAGGCGGCGAAGAAGGCTGCGTTGTCGGGGATTCCCACAGTGGTGGCGGACGGACGGAACGCCGGGGTCCTTCCCCGCCTGCTGAAAGGGGAAGATTTGGGCACGCTGTTTCTGCCCAGCCCCAAAGCCCTCAAGAGCCGCAAGCAGTGGATCGCGTTCTCGGTGAAACCGAAGGGAAAACTGATTCTTGATGAAGGGGCATGCCGGGCCGTCCAGGAACAACGGAAAAGCCTGTTGCCTTCCGGCATCAGTCACGTCGAAGGCGACTTCGATCGGGGCGATGCAGTCTCGCTGGCCACGATCGCCGGCCAGGAGATCGCGCGTGGATTGACTAACTACAGCTCCAAGGAACTGTCGCGGATCCGAGGCGTGAAGTCGTCGTCCATCGAATCCATCCTCGGGTACAAGATCTCTGACGAAGTCGTACACCGGGACAATCTGGTGACGCTTTAGGCAGGGATCAGTGGTCAGGGGTCGGGAATCGGATCGGCAGTGGTTGATACTTTGGGTTCTTCTCATCGCCGCATTTCCAGGTTGCTCCAGCGCCTCCATCGACAAGACGCCCCCCCCCCCACCACCGGAACTCCCGGAAGTATTTGAGAGCATGGAGACGAAGTCGATCAATTTCATCACGGAGCGGGGCGAGGAAATTACCCTGGACGCACGGTTCGCGGCCAGCGCGGTCCAGCAAGCGGCGGGATACCAGAATGTCCCGGCCGCAATCATTCAAAAGACGTTTATCCTTTTCGTTTTCGCCGGCGATCACACGTCGCCCTTTCACATGCGAAACGTGCTCGCTTCCCTGGACATCTTCTTTCTCGACTCCGCCGGGAAGGTCGTGAGCCTCCAGCGGATGGATCCAGATCCGCAGAGATTGTGGTCGGCGGGTGGAACCTACAGATATGCGCTGGAGGGTCCCGCCGGGTTTGCGTCGGAACGCGGCCTCGGAGCGGATTCCCATCTCGAACTCCCCCTCCCGTGATCGAGCGGGCGATCCAAGCCGGACCGATTTCCTTCCACTGCCTCGAAGCCGGCAAAGGGCCGATCGTTCTTCTGCTTCACGGATTTCCCGACCACAGCCGGACGTTCAAACACCAGATTCCGGCCCTGGCCAAGGCCGGGTTCCGGGCCATTGCGCCGAACCTGCCGGGCTACGCGCCAACCTCTCCTTCGACGGGAAACGACTACCACCTGAGCTGCATCTCGGAACACATCGGAAGGCTCATCGACACCTTGGGGGAGAAAAAGGTTCATTTGGTCGGTCACGATTGGGGTGCGGGGATCGCCTATGTTTCCGCAGTCCTGTTTCCCGAGAAGCTTCATTCCATCACCACCATGGCGGTGCCGCATCTGCGGGCGGTTCCCGTTGGATTTCGCAAACAGCCCGGACAATTCCGTCGCTCGTGGTACATGATTTTTTTCCAACTGCCGTTCTTTCCGGAACGTGCCCTCCGCGCCAACAATTTCCGGTTGATCGAATGGTTCTGGACACACTGGTCGCCCGGCTGGAGTTGGCCCAAGGAAGACATGGAGGCGCTGAAAGACACCTTCCGGAATCCTGGTGTCGTCGAAGCGGCGATTGAGTACTACCGCGCGCTGAGGGATGTTGCCTCGCCCGAGGGCCGAAGTACGCGGAAGCTCGGTTTCTCACCTGTCCCCGTCCAGACGTTGGCCCTCACGGGTGCAACGGACGGCTGCGTGACGACGAAACTGTTCGACTACATGGATCCCAGATTCTTCCCCGCCGGACTGACAATCCATCGCCTCCCCGGTGCGGGGCACTTTCTACACCTGGAAAAACCTGAAGAAACGACTCGCCGGATTCTAGATTTCCTCCGGGAATAGGGCCTTCAGTCCAGTCCCAGGGCGAAGCGGAGGGCGGTGTTGACCGCTTCCATCTTCTCCGAGCCGAGCGTTGTTATCCGGTTCATGAGCCACGCCTTTGGAACGGTGTGCAGAACGTCGACGTTTACCACACATTCCTTCGAGAGGCCGTCCTCCGGCCCCAGCCGAACCTCAACCGGGAGTTGCCGGATCGCTCCCGTGACCACGGCGACAACGATCGAACGACGAGTCTGAATGGCTCTTTCTCTTGAAACGAGGACGACCGGACGCCTCCCCGATGGGGGAGGCAGGTTCGCCCACCAGATTTCACCCCGCTGCATCACCACTTCTCTCGCGGCAGGGATTTGGTGGCCGCTTTCGCGAGGCTCTCGATTTCCTTGAGGTCCTCCGGGACCTTCCGGTAACCTTCCACATACCTCCTCTCCAACTCCGCGATCTCCCGGCTCCTATGCCACGACCGTAGGGCCTCACGAATGATCTCGCTGCGGGGCTTCTTCAATCGTTTCCGCGTCCTCTCCAAGGCTTCAAAATCCTCCGCGGGCAAACTGATAGCCGTGCGGACCGCTCTCGCCATGTCAGAACCCCCTTCCCTTCTTATTCATACTACTGCACATACTATCATCATACTAGATTATGAGCGGATTGTGCAGGTGGCCCGCTTGATCTTGTTCCCAGCCGGCAAGACCCGGCTCAGCAGATACCTGTCAGCGGGAAGCGATCTGCCGAAGTCCCCACCGTTCCATAGCTTCCAGAATCGGCTTCAGGCTGCGACCGAGCGGAGTCAGGGAGTAGTCCACCCGCGGGGGGATTTGGGCGAAGACCTTGCGCCTAACGATGCCATCCTCCTCCAACTCGCGGAGCTCCTGAGTCAACATGCGCTGGGAGATTCCGCGGATGCCTTTGGCCAATTGGCCGAAGCGCCGGACGCCGGGGAAGAGTTCCCGCAGAATCAATATCTTCCAGCGACCTCCAATGACCCGCAGGGTCGATTCATACGGGCAGTCTGAGCGATGAGCTTTCATGGCGCCATATACTTACTATTAGTAATTAACAGTGGATTCATTATTTCCATACTATTGTTAGTGTACCAGGCGGCGAGATTGTAACATTTGGTCGCCATGATACACCCACTCTCCAAAAGGAGGCCATCATGGACCTGAAAAAGACTCTCCGGGCCGCGGTGCCGGCCCTTCTGCTCGCGCCACAACTCGCGTTCGCCGCGAATTACAAAGTCGATCCCTCCCATTCCAGCGTCGGTTTCACCATCGCGCACCTGGTGATCGCCGAAGTCGAGGGGCGCTTCGACCGGTTCGAGGCGACGTTTGCCTACGACGAAAAGAACCCCTCGAAATCGTCGCTTGAAGCCAAAGCGTATACCGAGAGCATCAACACGAATGAGAAGAAGCGCGACGAGCATCTTCGCTCGGGTGATTTCTTCGACGCGAAGAAGTTTCCTGAAATGACGTTCAAGAGCTCCAAGGTGGTGCCTTCCACCGATGGAAAGTCAGGCCAGATTTTCGGCACGCTCACGATCCGCGACGTATCGAAGGAAGTCGTATTCGATGTGAAACTCAAGGGCAAGATCAAAGATCCTTGGGGAAACGAGAGGGCCGTCTTCGATGCAAGCACCAAGATCAATCGTACCGACTTCGGTCTGAAATGGAACAAGGCCCTCGATGCAGGTGGCGTGGTGGTGGGCGAAGAAGTCACCATCCGGCTCAAGATTGAAGGTGTAGCCGACAAGAGTTGACTCTTCGCCGGCGCAGGAATTCCCCCTTCGCAAGAACCCCCGATCGCCCCGCAAGGCAGGGCCTCGGGGGTTTCTCGTTCCAGCCCGGCCCGGCCGCGCTTGACGACGCCGCCTGGAACGTTTACACGATATCCATCCACTCATGGCCAAACCTTCCGGCAAGCGAAAGAAGAAAGGGCGTCCGATCCCTTTGGCGAAAATCATCGCCGCGTCGGGACGGACGATCGCTACGGGGGGGCAGTTCGTCGGCCACAAGATTGCCGAGTGGTATGGAAAGGTCGATCCCGACGTCTCGCGCCATCTCCTTCAAGTTCCGCTCCTCAGTTACTCGCTGTTCTCCTCGCGACAGGAAGAGGTCGAGCCGGGCGAACCGGACGGACATCCCCCCCTGATCCTCGTCTACGGCCTCGGGGGAAACCGGGGCAATTTCCTCCTGATGTCGTGGTACCTCCGGATCTACGGGCGGAAACGGATCTATCGCGTCGCGTTCAATCCCGAGCAGACCATCCGGCAACGGGCAACCGCGTTGGGCAAATTCATCGAAAAAGTGGCCGACGCCAATCACGAGTCCCAGGTGGACGTGGTGGCCCACAGCCTTGGCGGGGTCGTCGCCCGACTGGCCGTTTCCAGAGAAAAGACGGCCAAGCGCGTTCATACGTTGATTACGTTGGGTGCGCCTCACGGAGGAACCTACCCGGCCCGGTTTGCCAATACGAAGATCACGAAGGATCTCCGGCCCGACAGCCCGCTTATGCGCGGACTTCGGCGCCAGCCGTGGCCCCGACGCGTTCGAGGCGTAACTTTGTGGAGCAAGAATGATCTGTTTGTTCTCCCCCCGGAGTCGGCCACTCTCCAAGGCACGAAGAAAATCGACATGACTCCTTTCACACACTACAGCTACCTGATCGAACCCAAGAGTTGGGAAACGGTCCGCCGGGAACTGGGCCGACCGAACGGCGCGCGAAAAGAATTGTGAAGCGTCTCGCCGCTCTCGCGGCCGTGGTCCTACTCCCTGCCTGTTCGGGGTCGGATGCGGCCAGTCCATTCGGCTATTCTCTCGACGGCGTCCTCCGGCTCAATCACCTCCAGGCCAAGGGGACGCACAACAGCTATCACATCGCGCCGAGTCCCTTTCTGCTCGCCGATTTGGACTACTCGCAGGGTCCGCTGGACGTTCAACTCGGCGATCAAGGCGTGAGGCAGTTTGAGCTCGACGTCCATCGAGACGCCTCCACGGGGAAGTTTCGCGTGTATCACATTCCGGTGGTGGATGAAGGCGTCACCTGTTACTGGTTCACCGACTGCCTCCAGGTGATGAGGACGTGGTCGGATGCTCACCTCGGGCATCACCCCATCTTCACGATGATTGAGTTCAAGGATGAGGTGGACACGGCCCGGATCACCGGGCACTACG from the Nitrospirota bacterium genome contains:
- the proB gene encoding glutamate 5-kinase: MNLDRKEVLHHARRVVVKVGASVLAPDGKPKAAVFSTLARQIAGLSGRKIQVVLVSSGAVASGRPVLGYSSNSISLEDKQAAAAVGQSLLMEAYRKAFSRLRGTVAQVLLTHDDFANRRRFLNARSTLNILLERRILPIVNENDTVATEEISIGDNDNLSALVASMIEADVLILLTNTNGLHDQDPNRSKDAQRIPLIVDVDETTARKAGGTASPYTVGGMLTKVEAAKKAALSGIPTVVADGRNAGVLPRLLKGEDLGTLFLPSPKALKSRKQWIAFSVKPKGKLILDEGACRAVQEQRKSLLPSGISHVEGDFDRGDAVSLATIAGQEIARGLTNYSSKELSRIRGVKSSSIESILGYKISDEVVHRDNLVTL
- a CDS encoding DUF192 domain-containing protein, giving the protein MILWVLLIAAFPGCSSASIDKTPPPPPPELPEVFESMETKSINFITERGEEITLDARFAASAVQQAAGYQNVPAAIIQKTFILFVFAGDHTSPFHMRNVLASLDIFFLDSAGKVVSLQRMDPDPQRLWSAGGTYRYALEGPAGFASERGLGADSHLELPLP
- a CDS encoding alpha/beta hydrolase, whose amino-acid sequence is MIERAIQAGPISFHCLEAGKGPIVLLLHGFPDHSRTFKHQIPALAKAGFRAIAPNLPGYAPTSPSTGNDYHLSCISEHIGRLIDTLGEKKVHLVGHDWGAGIAYVSAVLFPEKLHSITTMAVPHLRAVPVGFRKQPGQFRRSWYMIFFQLPFFPERALRANNFRLIEWFWTHWSPGWSWPKEDMEALKDTFRNPGVVEAAIEYYRALRDVASPEGRSTRKLGFSPVPVQTLALTGATDGCVTTKLFDYMDPRFFPAGLTIHRLPGAGHFLHLEKPEETTRRILDFLRE
- a CDS encoding type II toxin-antitoxin system PemK/MazF family toxin, yielding MQRGEIWWANLPPPSGRRPVVLVSRERAIQTRRSIVVAVVTGAIRQLPVEVRLGPEDGLSKECVVNVDVLHTVPKAWLMNRITTLGSEKMEAVNTALRFALGLD
- a CDS encoding ribbon-helix-helix protein, CopG family; the protein is MARAVRTAISLPAEDFEALERTRKRLKKPRSEIIREALRSWHRSREIAELERRYVEGYRKVPEDLKEIESLAKAATKSLPREKW
- a CDS encoding helix-turn-helix transcriptional regulator is translated as MKAHRSDCPYESTLRVIGGRWKILILRELFPGVRRFGQLAKGIRGISQRMLTQELRELEEDGIVRRKVFAQIPPRVDYSLTPLGRSLKPILEAMERWGLRQIASR
- a CDS encoding polyisoprenoid-binding protein, giving the protein MDLKKTLRAAVPALLLAPQLAFAANYKVDPSHSSVGFTIAHLVIAEVEGRFDRFEATFAYDEKNPSKSSLEAKAYTESINTNEKKRDEHLRSGDFFDAKKFPEMTFKSSKVVPSTDGKSGQIFGTLTIRDVSKEVVFDVKLKGKIKDPWGNERAVFDASTKINRTDFGLKWNKALDAGGVVVGEEVTIRLKIEGVADKS